Proteins encoded in a region of the Fibrobacter sp. UWR4 genome:
- a CDS encoding AAA family ATPase has translation MNTYFENITKKLDLYAQVKPQQSGMVFSSLKILEYWARILIKNPECVNRDVAVRLMDEEHTMAFVNEVVKKFRYYARPKKKCAKKPKAAIANETEEMVPPLNEEEINALPENIMDVPMDEDDEPEMRSDVCSPRFLRAVNRYIEESKPSCRQSAANNLIKAINTTDSDDMAPHLYQELQRIASDHFIAYINKALSTGLPDDEPSFKRVLRVKETYRLKDDELELLLYLWLRESPDLEVEESQRSFIRHHRFRDNDTNLNSLANISRATGFSLDELGTLMGKDSSLKRLNLVDDQLDIPQEVARFLSGFSDGTQMKAFKQAPAPTVDFEQLQGKNADARLMLTMLKNHKRDIPLNILLYGVPGTGKTELAKAVAKELKVPLWEISIDMDEDPGSSGRFAMPRRYENRNVSVLQYRLRAITLADWHCENHPGIILVDEADLVLNGAEKGILNKFFESLKTPVIWISNSMQYVEDSTRRRFDFSMAFKPLAKDERLSVLNSVLKTQDAADFLTEEEKLKLVVEYPAMAGGLTLALQHAKQLQVCGATAPQENYKTMARLLKAHTRLMGIKNGSLKEVESHAPSYSLEGLNIEGSTSEIMEVVRNYDQVWSTLEEDDAPNSLNILLYGPPGTGKTEFVRHLARSLGRNLIIKRASDLLGMFVGQTEAQIAAAFEEANRTKSILFFDEADSFLNNRAGAFQNHEVSKVNELLTQMENFKGIFIAATNFEKNLDPASSRRFALKLGFDYLKPEGVRHIWNVFFPDTFCPDSVANLPMLTPGDFNAVNGRLRYFPASSKTPERIEAELRKELRNKDSHAGRTMGF, from the coding sequence ATGAATACTTATTTCGAAAACATCACCAAGAAGTTGGATCTCTACGCTCAAGTTAAGCCTCAGCAGAGCGGTATGGTCTTTTCGTCTCTCAAGATTCTGGAATACTGGGCTCGTATTCTCATCAAGAATCCGGAATGCGTCAACCGCGACGTTGCGGTCCGCCTCATGGACGAAGAACATACCATGGCTTTCGTCAACGAAGTGGTTAAGAAATTCCGCTATTACGCACGTCCCAAGAAAAAGTGTGCAAAGAAGCCTAAGGCTGCAATTGCAAACGAAACCGAAGAAATGGTACCGCCGCTGAACGAAGAAGAAATCAATGCGCTGCCCGAAAACATCATGGATGTCCCTATGGACGAAGACGACGAACCGGAAATGCGTTCCGACGTCTGCAGCCCCCGATTCCTCCGTGCAGTCAATCGTTACATCGAAGAATCTAAGCCCAGTTGCCGACAGTCTGCAGCCAACAACCTGATCAAGGCCATCAACACCACGGACTCCGACGATATGGCACCCCACCTCTACCAGGAATTGCAGCGTATCGCCAGCGACCACTTTATAGCCTATATTAATAAGGCGCTCTCTACCGGCCTCCCCGATGACGAGCCCTCCTTCAAGCGCGTACTTCGCGTGAAGGAAACCTACCGCCTTAAGGATGACGAGCTGGAACTGCTTCTTTATCTGTGGCTCCGCGAAAGCCCGGACCTGGAAGTAGAAGAATCCCAGCGCAGCTTTATCCGCCATCATCGCTTCCGCGATAACGACACCAATTTAAACAGTCTTGCAAACATTTCCCGCGCCACCGGTTTTAGCCTGGATGAACTTGGCACCTTGATGGGCAAGGACAGTTCCCTCAAGCGTTTGAACCTGGTGGACGACCAGCTGGATATTCCTCAGGAAGTGGCTCGCTTCCTCAGCGGTTTCAGCGACGGCACTCAGATGAAGGCATTCAAGCAGGCTCCCGCCCCGACTGTAGATTTTGAGCAGCTTCAGGGCAAGAACGCCGACGCAAGACTTATGCTGACCATGCTCAAGAACCATAAGCGCGACATTCCCTTGAACATTTTGCTGTACGGCGTTCCGGGTACTGGAAAGACCGAGTTGGCCAAGGCCGTCGCCAAGGAGCTGAAGGTTCCCCTGTGGGAAATCAGCATCGACATGGATGAAGATCCCGGTTCCAGCGGCCGTTTTGCCATGCCACGCCGTTACGAAAACCGCAACGTCTCCGTATTACAGTACCGCCTCCGAGCAATCACCCTCGCCGACTGGCACTGTGAAAATCATCCCGGCATTATCCTGGTGGACGAAGCGGACCTGGTCCTGAACGGAGCAGAAAAGGGAATCCTCAACAAGTTCTTCGAATCCCTGAAGACTCCGGTCATCTGGATTTCCAACAGCATGCAGTATGTGGAAGACAGCACCCGACGTCGTTTCGATTTTTCCATGGCATTCAAGCCCTTGGCAAAGGACGAACGTCTCAGCGTCCTCAATTCCGTCCTTAAGACTCAGGATGCCGCAGACTTCCTGACAGAAGAAGAAAAGCTGAAACTTGTGGTAGAATATCCTGCCATGGCAGGAGGTCTCACTCTCGCCCTGCAGCACGCCAAACAGTTGCAGGTATGTGGCGCCACCGCCCCTCAGGAAAACTACAAGACCATGGCTCGCCTCCTGAAGGCGCACACACGCCTTATGGGCATCAAGAACGGAAGCCTGAAGGAAGTGGAAAGTCACGCCCCCAGCTACTCTCTGGAAGGGCTCAACATCGAAGGTTCTACCAGCGAAATTATGGAAGTAGTCCGCAATTACGATCAGGTCTGGAGCACCCTGGAAGAAGACGACGCTCCCAACTCCCTGAACATCCTTCTGTACGGTCCCCCGGGCACCGGCAAGACCGAATTCGTCCGCCATCTGGCTCGCAGCCTGGGCCGTAACTTGATTATCAAGCGCGCAAGCGACTTGCTGGGAATGTTCGTCGGCCAGACGGAAGCCCAGATTGCCGCCGCCTTCGAGGAAGCCAATCGCACCAAGTCCATCCTGTTCTTTGACGAAGCAGACAGCTTCCTGAACAATCGTGCCGGGGCTTTCCAGAACCACGAAGTTTCCAAGGTCAACGAACTGTTGACCCAGATGGAAAACTTCAAGGGCATTTTCATCGCGGCAACCAACTTCGAGAAGAACCTGGATCCGGCAAGCTCCAGACGTTTCGCCCTCAAGCTCGGCTTTGACTACCTGAAGCCGGAAGGTGTACGCCACATCTGGAACGTATTCTTCCCGGATACCTTCTGCCCCGACTCTGTGGCAAACCTGCCCATGCTCACCCCCGGTGATTTCAATGCCGTCAACGGCCGCCTGCGTTACTTCCCCGCAAGCAGCAAGACTCCTGAACGCATCGAAGCGGAACTCCGCAAGGAATTGCGTAACAAGGACAGTCACGCCGGCCGCACCATGGGATTCTAA
- a CDS encoding 50S ribosomal protein L11 methyltransferase, whose amino-acid sequence MQKIDTWYKAQGYCPIEEFEIASYLLFEAGVATLEELDPVEDNRTDFCFYTGDKEERDRIVAQFPQYHFTVEEEAAKDWDKWWRDRAQPVSVSPRLVVRPPWVEFTPEDSKTVVLELEAKTAFGTGEHDTTSSCAHLMESVDFEGKTVLDIGTGTGILAMFARRMGARLAVGTEIDPLTIPCIAENFERNGFDASNCVLGFLDSFKDGTKFDVILCNMIRSELWPMRDDIEDLLAEGGNLIISGQLLTEKAYILKWFEEAGFSVVLERISGEWWSVLAKNG is encoded by the coding sequence ATGCAGAAAATTGATACTTGGTATAAGGCTCAGGGCTATTGCCCCATTGAAGAATTTGAAATTGCAAGTTATTTGCTCTTTGAAGCAGGTGTTGCAACCCTCGAAGAATTGGACCCGGTAGAAGATAACCGCACGGATTTTTGTTTCTACACAGGAGATAAGGAAGAACGTGACCGCATCGTGGCTCAGTTCCCCCAGTATCATTTTACCGTGGAAGAGGAAGCCGCCAAGGATTGGGACAAGTGGTGGCGTGATCGCGCTCAGCCCGTTTCCGTAAGCCCCCGCCTTGTGGTGCGCCCCCCTTGGGTGGAATTTACACCGGAAGATTCCAAGACTGTCGTGCTGGAACTGGAAGCGAAGACTGCTTTCGGTACTGGTGAACATGACACTACCAGCAGCTGCGCCCATTTGATGGAATCCGTAGATTTCGAAGGCAAGACTGTTCTTGACATCGGAACGGGTACCGGTATCCTGGCCATGTTCGCCCGCCGCATGGGCGCTCGCCTTGCCGTGGGTACCGAAATTGACCCTCTGACCATTCCCTGCATTGCCGAAAATTTTGAACGAAATGGATTCGACGCAAGTAATTGCGTCCTGGGTTTCCTGGATTCCTTTAAGGATGGGACCAAGTTTGATGTCATTCTCTGCAATATGATTCGCAGCGAACTGTGGCCCATGCGTGATGATATCGAGGACCTGTTGGCTGAAGGCGGCAACCTGATTATTTCCGGCCAGCTCCTTACGGAAAAAGCCTACATCCTCAAGTGGTTTGAAGAGGCAGGCTTCTCTGTGGTGCTGGAACGCATCAGTGGAGAGTGGTGGAGCGTGCTTGCAAAGAACGGGTAA
- a CDS encoding translation factor GTPase family protein, which translates to MVQNSQQSIRNIAILAHVDAGKTTLSERILFASGEVRRPGKVEDGLATMDYMPEEKERGITIESGVAHFEWKNTWFNFIDTPGHVDFGAEVDMALTAVEGAVLVVSAASGVETQTVAAFKKLREAGVRTILFINKLDNPDYSLDDTLINIEEVLGVRPVLMTVPEYKDGKMEGVLDVLSKSRLVHSENGQEVVDPQEHSDNTHRHSERSGESSDDLLVKHYSEAVECASNFDDEILELAMDGKPVAPKILLRGLKELAKSSDYALCYAGSAMAGFGVRSLLTALSFFLPEVPLFNENELGQVIRLRHFKGVGEISLFRSHVNLERKAWPAGYEFSRLKANLLLPVEEIRVGDIYAVRAPMETELGQVILLDGSPTCHLGDSPRHPERSEGSSIRDRYQPLLQTRVECLSMDDYHHVEKSLATLSRMDPSFRVQHDEDGGFWYLHTVGEVQLDVLLARLKREFGCEVQAGNPEVRWQERLNTAVGPVENSFQLGPHKISIKLAASPIENDVVENASELLQNHDIRLSAEFLEKAPREILAGVRSALLESAEMGVLGKGPLVGIRFEVLDFSWTEDALPPMIKKACADAVTKLIKPAHVTVFEPVMELSLECPVNFAGNITSDIQSRNGKVKEIGGDGRTHFLKADIPLKEIFGYATNVRSISKGTALYSLKLLGYRPFAG; encoded by the coding sequence ATGGTGCAAAATTCACAACAGTCCATTCGAAATATTGCAATTCTTGCCCACGTTGACGCTGGCAAAACGACCTTGTCCGAAAGAATCCTTTTTGCGTCCGGCGAGGTCCGTCGCCCGGGGAAGGTGGAAGATGGTCTTGCCACCATGGACTACATGCCCGAGGAAAAGGAACGTGGCATTACCATCGAGAGTGGCGTTGCCCATTTCGAGTGGAAGAATACCTGGTTCAATTTTATTGATACTCCGGGCCATGTGGATTTTGGTGCCGAAGTGGATATGGCCCTGACTGCAGTGGAAGGGGCCGTCCTGGTTGTCAGTGCCGCCAGTGGTGTCGAGACCCAGACCGTGGCCGCCTTTAAAAAGCTGCGCGAGGCTGGGGTCCGTACCATTTTGTTCATAAACAAGCTGGACAATCCCGACTATTCCCTGGACGATACTCTCATCAACATTGAGGAAGTCCTGGGAGTTCGTCCCGTATTGATGACAGTGCCGGAATACAAAGACGGAAAGATGGAAGGCGTGCTGGACGTGTTGAGCAAAAGCCGTCTTGTCCATTCCGAAAATGGTCAGGAAGTGGTTGACCCGCAGGAACATTCCGATAACACCCATCGTCATTCTGAGCGTAGCGGAGAATCCAGTGACGATCTTCTCGTGAAGCATTACAGCGAAGCCGTAGAATGCGCCAGCAATTTTGATGACGAAATTCTGGAACTTGCCATGGACGGAAAGCCCGTGGCTCCCAAGATCCTTTTGCGAGGCCTGAAGGAACTGGCCAAGAGTAGCGACTACGCCCTTTGCTATGCGGGATCCGCCATGGCTGGCTTTGGTGTCCGTAGCCTTTTGACTGCACTATCCTTCTTCTTGCCGGAAGTCCCCCTGTTTAATGAAAATGAATTGGGGCAGGTGATTCGCCTGCGTCACTTCAAGGGTGTCGGTGAAATTTCCCTCTTTAGAAGCCATGTAAATCTGGAACGGAAGGCCTGGCCTGCTGGCTATGAATTTTCCCGCCTGAAGGCAAACCTGCTTTTGCCTGTGGAAGAAATCCGCGTTGGCGATATTTATGCGGTTCGCGCCCCTATGGAAACGGAACTGGGCCAAGTCATCTTGCTGGATGGTTCTCCGACATGTCATCTTGGCGATTCCCCGCGTCATCCTGAGCGGAGCGAAGGATCCAGCATCCGCGACCGCTACCAGCCCCTGCTGCAGACCCGTGTGGAATGCCTCAGTATGGATGACTACCATCATGTGGAAAAGAGCCTTGCAACTCTTTCCCGTATGGATCCTTCCTTCCGGGTGCAGCACGATGAGGATGGTGGCTTCTGGTACTTGCATACGGTGGGGGAGGTTCAGCTGGATGTTCTCCTGGCTCGTCTTAAACGTGAGTTCGGCTGCGAAGTCCAGGCGGGCAATCCGGAGGTCCGCTGGCAGGAACGCCTGAATACGGCGGTAGGTCCGGTGGAGAATTCCTTCCAGTTGGGACCGCACAAGATTTCTATCAAGCTGGCGGCTAGTCCCATCGAAAATGACGTGGTGGAAAATGCAAGCGAACTACTGCAGAATCACGATATCCGCCTGTCGGCTGAGTTTCTGGAAAAGGCTCCCCGCGAGATACTTGCGGGTGTACGGTCTGCCCTGCTGGAATCTGCTGAAATGGGCGTGCTTGGAAAGGGACCTCTTGTAGGAATCCGCTTCGAAGTTCTGGACTTTAGCTGGACGGAAGACGCCCTCCCGCCCATGATCAAGAAGGCCTGTGCTGACGCCGTGACAAAGCTGATCAAGCCTGCGCATGTGACAGTGTTTGAACCCGTCATGGAACTGTCCCTGGAATGTCCGGTGAACTTTGCCGGAAACATTACCAGCGATATTCAGTCCCGAAATGGAAAGGTGAAAGAAATTGGCGGCGATGGCCGCACTCACTTTTTGAAGGCGGATATTCCCCTGAAGGAAATTTTTGGATACGCGACGAACGTTCGTAGCATCAGCAAGGGCACCGCCCTTTATAGCTTGAAGTTGCTGGGGTATCGCCCCTTCGCAGGTTAA
- a CDS encoding DUF58 domain-containing protein, which yields MLDKEVLKTVSRIELSVRGTLDTVMTGAYHSSFKGNGMEFSEVREYMPGDDVRTIDWNVTARTGTPYVKKFIEEREMTMLLMVDASSSSEFGSGKQMKGEVMATLTALLAFAAIKNNDKVGLLIYTDQVELFIPPEKGRKHVLRLIREILYFKPQHHGTNTQVALEYAGKILNRKAVVVVMSDFLDEGFENAFKVLRKRHDVLAVSVVDPREMELPPAGLVELEDPETGETLLIDTGDVAFREAFAREAKRQGKAVKELFQRMSIDFVRIETHDDFKDTVAPLIEHFRRRAKMARN from the coding sequence ATGCTTGATAAAGAAGTTTTAAAGACTGTCAGCCGTATTGAACTTTCTGTCCGTGGCACCTTGGACACCGTGATGACCGGTGCCTACCATAGCTCCTTTAAGGGCAACGGCATGGAATTCAGTGAAGTTCGCGAATACATGCCCGGCGACGACGTTAGAACCATTGACTGGAATGTTACCGCACGTACAGGCACTCCGTATGTGAAAAAGTTCATCGAAGAGCGTGAAATGACCATGCTCCTCATGGTGGACGCCTCCAGCAGTTCCGAGTTCGGTAGTGGCAAGCAGATGAAGGGCGAAGTGATGGCAACCCTCACCGCACTTCTGGCTTTTGCTGCCATCAAGAACAACGACAAGGTGGGGCTGCTCATCTACACGGACCAGGTGGAACTTTTCATTCCTCCCGAAAAGGGCCGCAAGCATGTGCTGCGCCTCATCCGTGAAATTCTTTACTTCAAGCCCCAGCACCACGGCACCAACACCCAGGTGGCATTGGAATACGCCGGCAAGATCCTGAACCGAAAGGCTGTGGTGGTTGTCATGAGCGACTTCCTGGATGAAGGTTTCGAAAACGCCTTCAAGGTACTGCGCAAGCGTCACGACGTTCTGGCGGTTTCCGTAGTGGACCCCCGCGAAATGGAATTGCCTCCTGCAGGTCTTGTAGAATTGGAAGATCCGGAAACAGGCGAGACCTTGCTGATCGATACTGGGGATGTGGCATTCCGCGAAGCATTCGCTCGCGAGGCAAAACGTCAGGGCAAGGCCGTCAAGGAGCTTTTCCAGCGCATGTCTATTGATTTCGTCCGAATCGAGACCCACGACGATTTCAAGGATACAGTGGCACCGCTGATTGAACACTTTAGACGTCGCGCCAAAATGGCCCGCAATTAA
- a CDS encoding YkvA family protein translates to MKKEKIYEGEVHDMKDMERNQRERDSRKNEFCRDSASRNLQNGVSPVWKALSVLITLAALAYDVSPIDAVPDGIPVLGWLDDLGVTLIAALNMYQQFAKDQGSLLVKLAKYVKWSMVALVILAGVAVGGLIALIVQQVTQL, encoded by the coding sequence ATGAAAAAAGAAAAGATTTACGAAGGCGAAGTCCATGACATGAAGGACATGGAACGCAACCAGCGGGAAAGAGATAGTCGTAAAAATGAGTTTTGTCGCGACTCTGCTTCGCGCAATTTGCAGAATGGAGTATCTCCCGTATGGAAGGCCTTGTCTGTACTGATTACGTTAGCCGCCCTTGCCTATGATGTGTCGCCTATCGATGCCGTTCCCGATGGAATTCCTGTATTGGGCTGGCTAGACGATTTAGGCGTTACTTTGATTGCGGCTCTCAATATGTACCAGCAATTTGCGAAGGATCAAGGTTCCCTGCTGGTAAAACTGGCGAAGTATGTGAAGTGGAGCATGGTCGCTCTAGTAATTCTTGCTGGAGTTGCTGTGGGAGGCCTGATTGCTCTGATCGTGCAACAGGTGACTCAGCTTTAA
- a CDS encoding DNA methylase, whose protein sequence is MGRENRTFIAIDLKSFFASVECVLRGLDPLKTNLVVADESRTEKTICLAVTPSLKAYGIPGRARLFEVNQKVAEVKRQTGKEIKFIIAPPQMAKYVEFSTKVYNVYLKYVSHDDIHPYSIDECFIDVTRYLSLYKKTPRDLAKTMIQDVFETTGITATAGIGTNLYLCKIAMDIMAKHVEPDADGVRIAELDEMSYRKNLWSHRPLTSFWQVGRGIAERLETCRLNDGRGILTMGDLARVSIKRPDDLYKMFGVNAEILIDHAWGYEPCTIAEIKKYKPKSNSIGSGQVLQHAYDWNKTRIVVREMVDTLVIDLIDKNLVTNGITLHLGYDRENIDKGIYHGETVVDVYGRTLPKPAHGTANLGRYTSSLTVIADAVMKLYDRITNKALTFKRLNIVANDVLDASYDQPDIFTDVQKEEKEKKRLKAEILIKKRFGKNAIIKGMDLQEGATTVERNGQIGGHRA, encoded by the coding sequence GTGGGTCGAGAAAATCGTACATTCATCGCTATTGACTTGAAGTCTTTCTTTGCCTCCGTGGAATGTGTTCTGCGGGGGCTTGACCCGCTGAAGACGAACCTTGTAGTGGCTGACGAAAGTCGTACCGAAAAGACCATTTGCCTTGCGGTGACACCCAGCTTAAAAGCCTACGGGATTCCTGGCCGTGCCCGCCTTTTTGAGGTGAACCAGAAGGTGGCTGAAGTCAAGCGTCAAACCGGCAAGGAAATCAAGTTTATCATTGCGCCGCCTCAGATGGCGAAGTACGTGGAGTTTTCCACCAAGGTCTATAATGTTTACCTGAAGTACGTGAGCCACGATGACATTCACCCCTATTCCATTGATGAATGTTTCATCGACGTGACCCGCTATTTGTCGCTTTACAAGAAGACTCCTCGGGATCTTGCAAAGACCATGATCCAGGATGTTTTTGAAACCACAGGAATTACCGCTACGGCGGGCATCGGCACCAACTTGTATCTTTGCAAGATTGCCATGGACATTATGGCAAAGCACGTAGAGCCCGATGCAGATGGTGTGCGCATCGCGGAACTGGACGAAATGAGCTACCGCAAAAACTTGTGGAGTCATCGACCTCTCACCAGCTTTTGGCAGGTGGGTCGCGGTATCGCCGAGCGTCTGGAAACTTGTCGCCTTAACGATGGCCGCGGAATCCTTACCATGGGCGACCTGGCCCGAGTCAGTATTAAGCGCCCCGATGATCTCTACAAGATGTTCGGCGTCAATGCGGAAATTTTGATTGACCACGCCTGGGGCTATGAACCTTGCACCATTGCTGAAATAAAAAAATACAAGCCGAAATCCAACAGCATTGGAAGTGGTCAAGTTCTTCAACATGCCTACGACTGGAACAAGACCCGTATTGTAGTTCGCGAAATGGTGGATACTCTTGTTATCGATTTGATTGACAAGAATCTTGTGACCAACGGAATTACGCTGCACCTGGGCTATGACCGCGAAAATATTGACAAGGGAATTTATCACGGCGAGACGGTGGTGGATGTCTATGGACGCACCCTTCCCAAGCCTGCCCACGGCACTGCAAATTTGGGACGTTACACCAGTTCCCTGACGGTCATAGCAGATGCTGTCATGAAACTCTATGACCGTATTACCAACAAGGCCCTGACTTTCAAGCGGTTGAATATTGTAGCTAACGATGTATTGGATGCAAGCTATGATCAGCCCGATATTTTTACGGATGTACAGAAAGAGGAAAAGGAAAAGAAACGCCTGAAGGCGGAAATCCTTATCAAGAAACGCTTCGGCAAGAATGCCATCATCAAGGGCATGGACCTGCAGGAAGGTGCCACTACGGTGGAACGCAACGGACAGATTGGAGGTCATCGTGCCTAG
- a CDS encoding GGDEF domain-containing protein produces the protein MTQPSTISQAINVLAKTYHKILKVNLTNDTYETVKVRSDEMAQVNEIKCFSRWIMNFADMGNVYEGDANIYRTRLHLDALRKHFNENDRFRLRYRRKTDGVFRWVFLEILPDENFTRDNQSVWLYVQDIHDSYVHEMEVQRELEHFCKYDTLTGLNNYYSYQTLCRNFAAGDNKSSVGVIFADLNGLKLVNDTRGHAAGNDFLRSFTRKLVDNFQKDTIYRISGDEFLIVIQNSSRETVGFMSDNFAAYLNQEEVPQASIGFAWSEHPMHIEDVARDAETHMYESKETFYEKHPEYKRGIAELNYKREIDAILQSLSNSYAIMSTIDLIRNSYRVLKSIAGTGHYPTAEKYSTMLEEMIPMVDPDYQELVEDFFSIEHLSREFMKNQTLVCEYKNLRGRWHQATFKIIETLDGKPSKALFILESVDRNRADKLEQHRDLLIEHQIIEGLSKNYSMICRIEISTHKLLLYKNLSLLESITTAMKVLDYGAVVKWFVQKYVVPEDKARVQTFLEFDNVKEKLMEKDECTILFRTTPEFHNTKDVSYSQFYFYRLKTDPDKIVLATKNVTKAMG, from the coding sequence ATGACCCAGCCCTCCACCATTTCTCAAGCAATTAACGTCCTTGCGAAAACTTACCACAAGATTCTCAAGGTTAACCTGACGAACGACACCTACGAAACCGTCAAGGTACGCTCTGACGAAATGGCCCAGGTGAATGAAATCAAGTGTTTCTCTAGGTGGATCATGAACTTTGCCGATATGGGCAACGTTTACGAGGGGGACGCCAACATATACAGAACCCGTCTGCACCTGGACGCCCTCCGCAAGCACTTTAACGAAAACGACCGTTTTAGACTTCGTTACCGCAGAAAGACCGATGGTGTATTCCGTTGGGTATTTTTGGAAATCCTTCCCGACGAAAACTTCACCAGGGACAACCAGTCCGTCTGGCTTTACGTCCAGGACATTCACGATTCCTACGTCCACGAGATGGAAGTGCAGCGTGAATTGGAACATTTCTGCAAGTACGACACCCTGACAGGACTGAACAACTACTATTCCTACCAGACTCTGTGCAGGAACTTTGCCGCAGGCGACAACAAGTCTTCCGTTGGAGTCATCTTTGCAGACCTGAACGGCCTTAAGCTGGTAAACGACACCCGCGGCCATGCTGCAGGTAACGATTTCCTCCGTAGCTTTACCCGCAAGCTGGTGGACAACTTCCAGAAGGACACCATCTACAGAATCAGCGGTGATGAGTTTCTCATTGTCATCCAGAATTCCTCTAGGGAAACCGTAGGGTTCATGAGCGACAACTTTGCCGCCTATTTGAACCAGGAAGAGGTACCCCAGGCATCCATCGGATTTGCCTGGAGTGAACATCCCATGCATATCGAGGATGTGGCCCGCGATGCGGAAACCCACATGTACGAAAGCAAGGAAACATTCTACGAGAAACATCCCGAGTACAAGCGAGGCATTGCAGAACTGAACTACAAGCGCGAAATTGACGCCATCCTGCAGTCACTTTCCAATTCCTACGCCATCATGTCTACCATTGACTTGATTAGGAATTCCTACCGAGTTTTGAAGTCCATTGCAGGGACAGGTCATTATCCTACTGCCGAAAAATATTCCACCATGTTGGAAGAGATGATCCCCATGGTGGATCCCGACTATCAGGAACTGGTGGAGGATTTCTTTAGCATTGAACATCTCAGCCGCGAATTCATGAAAAACCAGACTCTGGTCTGCGAATACAAGAACCTTCGCGGCCGTTGGCACCAGGCCACCTTCAAGATTATTGAAACTCTGGACGGCAAGCCATCCAAGGCACTGTTCATCCTGGAAAGTGTGGACCGTAACCGTGCCGACAAGCTGGAACAGCATCGTGACTTGCTTATTGAGCATCAGATTATTGAGGGGCTCAGCAAGAACTACAGCATGATCTGCCGTATCGAAATTTCCACCCACAAGCTTTTGCTGTACAAGAATCTGAGTCTGCTGGAATCCATTACCACCGCCATGAAGGTGCTTGATTACGGCGCAGTTGTGAAATGGTTTGTCCAGAAGTACGTGGTGCCCGAAGACAAAGCTCGAGTCCAGACATTCCTGGAATTCGACAACGTCAAGGAAAAGCTGATGGAAAAGGATGAATGTACCATCCTATTCAGGACCACTCCTGAATTCCATAATACCAAGGACGTAAGCTATAGCCAGTTCTACTTCTACCGTCTAAAAACCGACCCGGACAAGATTGTACTTGCCACCAAGAACGTGACCAAGGCGATGGGATAG
- a CDS encoding TIGR02452 family protein produces the protein MRDNLVEIFEDTLSMIVENTTLKKVVEVSSKGAKLYPEGEDVPGFNEACNKVPDLIQEGAVPEVTVTSHRTFEAARKLHGKYPGKRIGVQNFASATNPGGGVTDGAAAQEECLCRCSTLYPVLKRDDFFQNYYRFHRRRHDHIYTDACIYVPHVAVVKSDEQEPKRVPSRDWFAVDVITCAAPNLWFDADALNAEELLKVHLKRGEKILQVAIANHVDVLVLGAFGCGAFRNDPKIVAEAYRQLMQKYGKYFTAIEFAVYCSPYHGTDNYDAFKDAMT, from the coding sequence ATGAGAGATAATCTAGTTGAAATATTTGAAGACACCCTGTCTATGATTGTGGAGAACACCACCCTAAAGAAGGTTGTCGAGGTGTCCTCCAAAGGAGCGAAACTCTACCCAGAAGGCGAAGACGTTCCTGGCTTTAATGAAGCCTGTAACAAGGTCCCGGATTTAATCCAGGAAGGCGCGGTGCCCGAAGTGACTGTTACCAGTCACCGTACTTTTGAAGCCGCCAGGAAGTTGCATGGAAAATATCCTGGAAAGCGTATTGGGGTGCAGAATTTTGCTTCCGCTACCAATCCTGGTGGAGGTGTGACGGATGGGGCTGCCGCTCAGGAAGAATGCCTGTGTCGTTGTTCCACCCTCTATCCAGTCCTGAAAAGGGACGATTTTTTCCAGAACTATTATCGTTTTCATCGTAGACGCCATGACCATATCTATACGGACGCCTGTATCTATGTGCCCCATGTGGCAGTGGTAAAAAGCGATGAGCAGGAACCGAAACGCGTACCCAGCAGGGACTGGTTCGCTGTGGATGTGATTACCTGTGCCGCACCCAATTTGTGGTTTGATGCCGACGCCCTGAATGCGGAAGAACTGCTGAAAGTCCATTTAAAGCGTGGAGAGAAAATTCTCCAGGTAGCCATCGCAAACCATGTGGATGTTCTTGTTCTGGGAGCTTTTGGATGTGGTGCTTTCCGGAATGATCCGAAGATTGTTGCTGAAGCCTACCGTCAATTGATGCAAAAGTACGGAAAGTATTTTACGGCAATCGAGTTCGCTGTGTATTGCAGTCCCTATCATGGCACGGATAATTATGACGCCTTTAAGGACGCCATGACGTGA